A single genomic interval of Primulina huaijiensis isolate GDHJ02 chromosome 7, ASM1229523v2, whole genome shotgun sequence harbors:
- the LOC140980099 gene encoding uncharacterized protein isoform X1 — protein MEGLRLCSKKRQREEASHEEERGPLTPQIPVELVSQKPKVSFILDNAGIKKAFIRKKWVVANGIDDEAALRRQNKNPDEYMSQTVHEVLKAILDSPLNKYGLVGAIYVKIANGSLFVVKPHVRIPRTLARFSGLMLELLEKSRIHTSDTRETLMCVVEEPLIRHLPANSRIIGISTRSPKLVDVASFVNVTSDDTHLVFVVGMSTSGEISQPHTADVISVTDYPVDATTCIDLICGACEEKWNCF, from the exons ATGGAAGGTTTGAGACTTTGCTCAAAGAAGAGACAACGAGAGGAAGCATCACATGAGGAAGAGAGAGGGCCCCTCACACCTCAAATCCCTGTTGAACTCGTTAGTCAGAAACCCAAGGTTTCCTTCATTCTTGACAATGCTGGCATAAAAAAGGCTTTCATTAGGAAG AAATGGGTAGTGGCAAATGGGATTGATGATGAAGCAGCTCTTCGACGGCAGAACAAAAATCCTGATGAGTACATGTCCCAGACGGTGCATGAG GTGTTAAAAGCAATTCTAGATAGCCCACTTAATAAGTACGGATTGGTTGGGGCTATTTATGTGAAAATCGCAAATGGATCGCTGTTTGTGGTTAAACCTCATGTTCGTATTCCAAGAACTTTGGCCCGCTTCAGTGGTCTCATGT TGGAGTTACTGGAAAAGTCTCGTATACATACGAGTGACACCCGTGAAACATTGATGTGTGTTGTTGAGGAACCCTTGATACGACATTTGCCAGCCAATTCAAGGATAATAG GCATTTCAACGCGTTCTCCCAAGTTAGTAGACGTGGCAAGCTTTGTCAATGTTACAAGTGATGATACACATCTAGTGTTTGTG GTTGGAATGTCGACAAGTGGGGAAATCAGTCAGCCACATACAGCAGATGTTATATCAG TTACAGATTATCCCGTCGACGCAACAACTTGCATTGATCTGATTTGCGGTGCATGTGAAGAAAAATGGAATTGCTTTTGA
- the LOC140980099 gene encoding uncharacterized protein isoform X2 encodes MEGLRLCSKKRQREEASHEEERGPLTPQIPVELVSQKPKVSFILDNAGIKKAFIRKKWVVANGIDDEAALRRQNKNPDEYMSQTVHEVLKAILDSPLNKYGLVGAIYVKIANGSLFVVKPHVRIPRTLARFSGLMLELLEKSRIHTSDTRETLMCVVEEPLIRHLPANSRIIGISTRSPKLVDVASFVNVTSDDTHLVFVGMSTSGEISQPHTADVISVTDYPVDATTCIDLICGACEEKWNCF; translated from the exons ATGGAAGGTTTGAGACTTTGCTCAAAGAAGAGACAACGAGAGGAAGCATCACATGAGGAAGAGAGAGGGCCCCTCACACCTCAAATCCCTGTTGAACTCGTTAGTCAGAAACCCAAGGTTTCCTTCATTCTTGACAATGCTGGCATAAAAAAGGCTTTCATTAGGAAG AAATGGGTAGTGGCAAATGGGATTGATGATGAAGCAGCTCTTCGACGGCAGAACAAAAATCCTGATGAGTACATGTCCCAGACGGTGCATGAG GTGTTAAAAGCAATTCTAGATAGCCCACTTAATAAGTACGGATTGGTTGGGGCTATTTATGTGAAAATCGCAAATGGATCGCTGTTTGTGGTTAAACCTCATGTTCGTATTCCAAGAACTTTGGCCCGCTTCAGTGGTCTCATGT TGGAGTTACTGGAAAAGTCTCGTATACATACGAGTGACACCCGTGAAACATTGATGTGTGTTGTTGAGGAACCCTTGATACGACATTTGCCAGCCAATTCAAGGATAATAG GCATTTCAACGCGTTCTCCCAAGTTAGTAGACGTGGCAAGCTTTGTCAATGTTACAAGTGATGATACACATCTAGTGTTT GTTGGAATGTCGACAAGTGGGGAAATCAGTCAGCCACATACAGCAGATGTTATATCAG TTACAGATTATCCCGTCGACGCAACAACTTGCATTGATCTGATTTGCGGTGCATGTGAAGAAAAATGGAATTGCTTTTGA
- the LOC140981192 gene encoding external alternative NAD(P)H-ubiquinone oxidoreductase B4, mitochondrial-like, with amino-acid sequence MSGYGFYHRISKAYYSHPHLSKLLLVFTVSGGGGVLTYSDSSPFRTNTAFGDDIKRKKVVVLGTGWAGTSFLKNLKDSNYDVQIVSPRNYFAFTPLLPSVTNGTVEARSIVEPIRNIVRKKKFDVQFKEAECYKIDTQNKKVYCRSSQETNLGGNEEFAVDYDYLVIAMGARANTFNTPGVVEHAHFLKEIEDAQRIRRSVIDCFERASLPSVSEEERKKILHFVVVGGGPTGVEFAAELHDFVIDDLAKLYPTLKDHVKITLLEAGDHILNMFDKRITAFAEDKFKRDGIDVKTGSMVTKVTETEICTKERASGQSASIPYGMVVWSTGIGTRPVIIDFMKQIGQTNRRVLATDEWLRVEACDSIYALGDCATINQRKVMEDISAIFSKADTNNTGSLKVEDFKEVINDICERYPQVGIYLKKKQLKNFVHLLKNSHGEAELDIEKFKSALSDVDSQMKNLPATAQVAAQQGSYLADCFNRMTLCEKYPEGPLRFRGTGRHRFHPFRYKHLGQFAPLGGEQTAAQLPGDWVSIGQSTQWLWYSVYASKLVSWRTRILVISDWGRRFIFGRDSSRI; translated from the exons ATGAGTGGCTACGGTTTTTATCATAGGATCTCCAAGGCTTATTATAGCCACCCTCACCTGTCCaagttgcttcttgtttttACTGTCAG TGGTGGAGGAGGGGTGCTGACATACTCAGATAGCAGCCCATTCAGGACTAATACTGCATTTGGTGATGATATTAAGAGGAAGAAAGTGGTGGTTCTTGGCACAGGTTGGGCTGGCACTAGCTTTCTCAAGAACTTAAAAGATTCTAACTATGATGTTCAGATCGTATCCCCTCGCAACTACTTCGCATTCACTCCTTTGCTACCAAGTGTTACCAATGGCACCGTTGAAGCACGAAGCATTGTCGAACCGATACGTAACATCGTCCGAAAG aaaaagtttgatgttcaattCAAGGAAGCTGAATGCTACAAAATTGATACACAAAACAAGAAAGTGTACTGCCGATCAAGCCAAGAAACCAACTTAGGGGGGAACGAAGAATTTGCAGTGGACTATGATTATCTTGTGATAGCTATGGGTGCTCGAGCTAATACATTTAACACTCCCGGTGTTGTGGAACATGCACACTTTCTCAAG GAAATAGAAGATGCCCAGAGAATTCGCAGATCGGTGATCGATTGTTTTGAGAGGGCAAGCCTTCCGAGCGTAAGTGAAGAGGAAAGGAAAAAGATTCTGCATTTTGTTGTCGTAGGAGGGGGGCCGACAGGGGTCGAGTTTGCAGCGGAGCTTCATGACTTTGTGATCGATGATTTGGCCAAACTATATCCAACACTTAAGGATCATGTCAAAATCACACTTCTTGAAGCTGGAGATCACATTTTGAACAT GTTTGACAAGAGAATAACAGCATTTGCTGAAGATAAGTTCAAAAGGGATGGTATCGATGTGAAAACCGGTTCAATGGTTACTAAGGTAACAGAAACAGAAATATGTACTAAGGAGAGAGCATCTGGACAATCTGCGTCGATCCCATATGGGATGGTTGTATGGTCAACTGGGATAGGAACGAGGCCGGTTATCATTGATTTTATGAAGCAAATTGGACAG ACAAACAGACGAGTCTTAGCGACTGATGAATGGCTGCGAGTGGAAGCGTGTGATAGCATCTACGCTCTAGGTGATTGTGCAACAATAAATCAACGTAAAGTCATG GAAGATATTTCAGCCATTTTCAGCAAGGCAGACACGAATAACACAGGTAGTCTCAAAGTCGAAGATTTTAAGGAAGTAATAAATGACATCTGTGAAAGGTACCCCCAAGTGGGAATTTACCTCAAGAAGAAACAGCTCAAAAACTTTGTTCATCTACTTAAGAACTCACATGGGGAAGCTGAATTGGACATCGAAAAGTTCAAGTCAGCACTTTCCGACGTAGACTCACAGATGAAAAATCTTCCTGCAACAGCACAG GTGGCCGCTCAACAAGGGTCATATCTTGCTGACTGTTTCAATAGGATGACATTGTGTGAGAAATATCCTGAAGGGCCATTGAGGTTCAGAGGAACCGGGAGACATCGCTTCCACCCATTCAG GTACAAACATTTAGGGCAATTCGCTCCGTTGGGAGGAGAACAGACTGCAGCTCAGCTTCCAGGAGACTGGGTTTCAATAGGTCAGAGCACCCAATGGCTCTGGTACTCTGTGTATGCCAG TAAGCTAGTGAGCTGGCGCACAAGAATTCTGGTGATCTCTGACTGGGGAAGGCGCTTTATATTTGGAAGAGACTCAAGTAGAATATGA